tagtaaTAAACGCTTTGTATTAaacgtgtataaataaaacagatgTGTTTTTCGACTCTATCAAAGCTATTAGTTGCAGGATGCCATGTTCAACTGCGTACAAATAGCGTTGTTAGttgattcgaaaaaatcgTGATCCGTATCAAGACCTGCACCAACTACGAGGTTGTGGAGATTACAATAGTTCGTTCCATAGTCAAATATAACGAACCAATCGTTGGACTGTGAAGTTGCCTGTAAAAAAGATTCTTCGTTGATTAGAGCGAAAACGATAAAAACAGATGTAgtgcaaaaaaatgtaaccttgttatatacatatatatgttttatAAAACTATAATAACTACTTACAACTGCCATGCAGCTATTGTTAaccgttttttgaaaaatcatcttAATGCCATCGACCAACCGGATGTTCGGCGTAAGGTGCGTAGCTTTTATCGTATTATTATCATGAGGTTCGTGAAGCTGTGAATAATGCATGTAATTCATAGTTTATTCTTAAAATATGTATAGCTTAAAAAGCCTTCCTGGGCGCGTCACCCGAGTCATTTTAACAACGTTGTATGTACGGTACGTATACACATTAACGCGTTCGTTacagaagaaaataaacatatcTTTAGATCAAGAGGGGCTCAAAAATTACTTCAAACTCGTGTATCATACACTATATTTATCAAGAGCTCGACGACGCAACTGAGTCTAAGATGAGAGGTCAATTACGCTTGAAGTTAAGCGTAGGGGTGGTTATTCAAGTGCTTCGAATTCATGAAGTCACTCGAAATTTTGCAGTCCTTAAGTCAGGTCTATCAGAGAACGATCGACTTCCTCGTTGGAACAAGATCCCGGGATGAAAAGAGACGAAGCAATATtaaggaaatagaaaaaccCGAAGAACTCACCGAGTACAAACACCTGGTACCTCGAGGACCGCAGCCGTGGCATGTAGACCACTTGAGGATCTGGCACCGGAGTCTCTGCATCACGTATACGCATGGTTCACCGAATTTCCTGAAAGATACACACATTCGAGTTCCCAACGGGATCAGTTGCGGAGGGTGTAAAGTATAAGCAACGATATAAAGATGGTTTGCGGTAATTCTTCAAGATTCTTATCCCAGGAATATAGTGTAATATGTGTTCTCATGGGCCAAGTTGAAAAGCACCGCTGCAGTGTCTAGTTGTGcgtaaatgtatatttttgtaacCAGAGCCAGGCCAAGAGAGCAAACATAAGCCAACCCCATGACAAACAAACGTGCGGCTCCTGCAATATCGAGTTTCTACGGAGCCCCGTTCGCTCCATGTATCCATCAAAACCTTGGTAGGGTGGTCCAGGAGCAAATCTCTTTGCCGGCCGTGAGGAGCGTCCCAAATTTTGTCGGGTAAACCGTAAAATTTGGTATCAATCAGTCCCAGGATTACGGTGAAATGTCactttctttcaaaaattcgagGCTGGAGATgcgattatgaaaattttaggCAACTCTATGCAGGCGTATAACGATTTACGGGTACCTTCATCATTCGATCGGCGAGACCACACAATTGCTTGCTTGCTGATTGGTACGTATTCTGCATGAGGGAGAAAGGACATTTCTCGCCGGTGCGAGGCTCGTCTATCGCCTAGTAAACGTACCAAGTGACAGTGCAGGATGCGTGCATCGGGTAGGGGAAGAGAGCGCTGATGAAGAAGATGGACGTAAGGATGACGAAGATGGCACCGATGCAGCAGAAGCTGAAACGGCACCCTGAAGAGATCCGACTCGTCGCTCGAACTTCCGGTATAACGTCTGCTGAATGAAAGCCCTTGAATTATACCAAAAACACGGACTGCCGTGCTCCTTTTCGTTTTCTGCGTCTCGGCCGATGGCGAAATTACGGTCATTTcgtgtaaaaaatcgaaagataaGCAGGACAGTTACAGCCATGAGAGACGTTGCAAGTCTTGGAGGACAAGAACTGGGCTGCAGATTAATTAACGCACGCGAGTCGCGAGACTGCGGTATGAGCCTCCTGAGGATTTATCGCGCCCCATATCTTTGTCGAGTCATGGAAACTGAATAATACGTGAAAATGGACCATTACGCGAAACTGACAGAGCTGGCTCCTCCGGCTTAAGGACTCTCTCGGTTTCGTGACGAGAATACGGCGGCGGATACTCGGGCATCTGGAGGCCCGAAATCCGTTGCTTGTATCGCGGCATCGCGAGGATTTTTTATACGTCGACACTTCGAAACGGTATACTTCTCTGAATATCAGTAGTCCGACCGTGTCATCAACATTCTCGCCTTACTGCGGACAGTGGTAAAAGTTTCTTCTTGCTGCAATAACGCTGGTGTACCAATTTCGATGATTAATACCTCCGCGTTCTGTACCgcgaatatataataacacgCGGCTTTCGGACAATTTTGTTGTCCGCCTATTTTCGACGTGACGTAAATAATTCACTCCATGCTTGTTTTAccacattcattttttcttttttttttttttctactttctttcATACgcaattctatatttttcacgatattttcacaCTGATCAACGCACTGTTTGAACTCGCGTCAAATTTGTCACGTACAAGAAAGAACACCAAGAACACCTGAAATTACAGTTTTTCGATACCACTATTTTCTCCCTTAAATCATCGGTGGGGTGTTTAGTGGTTTAAAACGagattcgatcaaatttcgACCAGATTCTGCAGCAGCTTCGGCCGTCATCTTTGAAATTATGGGAGAATTTGTTTAGTTAAATAATCCactaattttcatctttcGACCAAAAATGGTAATAACTAGACTTGTAGGAATAGTTCAATTTTCCATAACTTTAgtcattatcattttttattcgcgGTAGATATTTGCCGACTTAAACCGTAATTTCAAGATGGCGACCACAGTTGTATTAGCGCAGAATTTGATCGAAATTCGAGATTTAGTATAGTCCCCCGACGATTCGCATTAAATTGCAATTTCAAAAGTAGATACATTCCGACCTGGCTGTGCCCTGTACATGATGATGGACGATACAAACACAATGTGAagggtgtgaaaaataaacaatagacttttttttattgtctaGTGCGTTATTATCCGCTAGTATGCTAAGACGGAGGAGCGTGTGTATTATAGAGCCTACGAAGTTGTGCCGTTCACGTTGACGAGCCTTAGAATTATCACGGATTTGAGTAGTTTCGAAAATAGAACGCGAGATGCGGTGGAGTACAAGGTATGCAAGTATGTACAGCGTACGAGGGGCGAACGGTGACGACGAAGGAAATGGAAGAAATGGCGTGACGAAGTGACGAGACGACAAACCACTGCGGCGTCACGACGTCAGTCGTCTTACGTATCGTCCCCTGACCGCACTGACAGCCGAGATATCTTTTCGTGACATCTCGGAACTTTGTCTTGAGCCCAAGTCTTGTTTCATTGATTGCGTACAGCCGCCATTAGACAAATTCAAAATCCGTGCTCAAGAGATTTTtagctgacaatgagtgtaAATCACAGTTGCAGAGTATACTCGTATATCTGACCCAATCAGAACCGCCAACTAATTGATTAGTACAGTAAAATGTACCACGTTAATGCATCACGTTTATTGACGTCGAAAATTAGGAGCTGGGTATAATCAGGTTACAGCGCATAAAATTTTAGGGGTGTGTATATAATGCGTGCCGATGAAATGCCATTTGTCACCTCGTAGCTgtgggaggggaggggggagggggtccAGGAATATCTCTTCTTCCCGGTGAcgaaaaaagcgaaaaacaaaaaacgctAACCCGTGGGAAGACTACGTTTAGGGATTGGGATGCGCCAGGGAGATGCTGCAGCGCAGCGCGTTGCGTGGACCCTAGGCACAAATTGTTTCGGGCCAAAGAATCATGGCCGCTTAATTATGTCGTTTCTTATTTATTGCTCGATCCATTCGGGCGACAACTTTTTTGCTACTGAGCttccttgtttcttttttttttttttaagttatttattaatttcttctaCTTTTATCATGAACTGTATAATTCACTCTATATAGCCACCGAACCGATGTGTCGTTAAAATTGTACATCGAATAGAAATAAAGGAAATCAAATTATCCAGGATAACCAGAACACGATTACTGGGAATAATACTTTTTGTTCTTGTTGATGATATGCGTCACTAATTATAGACGcctctttattattatatgcttAGCGGAAAATGATATAAAAGTCGTAAAAAGCAGCCGCTATACATTCGTTAAACACATGCCCTACATGTATCCGTGTAGTTtgactctttctctctctctctctctctctctctctctctgcagcAGAAATGCCGAAAAtcaaagaggggaaaaaatgagcaaaaacaAAGCCTGACCCGTCGGGCCAATTCCGCGTATATGGGTCACGATGGGAATTAATGAATGAAGACACTGTCTTCACCAGATCTCTTTATTGGCCGCATTTGCCGCCCTGACCGCTCCATGTTATGGGTTTCCATACAGGCTATACCACGCATGCCCCGCTTTgtcttaccttgctatttatCGCCTGCTTGCAACAATCACAACAATTAGTCGAATCGAGGTTTGTTTTTTAAGATTTTCAGATCACTATCGGTCAAAGATCCATTATTTGTCATTCTGTCGGCGGTGCGTTTGAACCAGGATTTGGGTAAACGAGATCTGTGCAAAACGGATGAACCGACCGACCCTGCGTGTTGGCAGTAGTtagaattcttcaaaaatggaaaaaggaTCCGGAGGCGAACAAAGAGTTGGCCAAGGTCCAAAATTCGGCTTCATCTACATCTAAATCTACGTATCTCCAGCGAGCATATAAGAGTTAATGGTACCCACGAGTGGGCGTCAAATATGCCGCGTACGGGGGGTCAGCAGGTTCGCGTTTCCACGTAAATTAGCCGACGATGCTTTCCACGAGTCATCATCGGAGGCGTTCGCTTCGGTGATTTTCAGCCGACCATCGCGACGCCTCTATATACACGCAGTTTCACGAACGCAGAATTTTCTCTGGCAAAACACCTTTGAGACTCCTTTTTTTaccacgagaaaaaaattcaagacttTGGAATGCTGACTTATCATGCTCTGATTAAATTCACTTCGAAGCAACGAATTCGACAATGTTAACTCGGACAAAATGCGCAGGAAAATCGACTGCGATTTCTCTGTTATCCgtccaccaatttttttcacccatgaTTCTTGATACATCGTTCTAGAACCACCGGTGAGAAAGAACAGAACGAATTCAAAAGgattgtttataataatcgtttctctttttggttaatttctttatttctttggtTGTTACATAAGGTTTGGAGGTTGAAACGAAGCTGATAATTGGCAATTGAACACTTGtgtactaacaataagcataATTCGCTGTTAAATAGGTCGGATGGAATGTTAGAAGTCAATGCATGTCTGAATCGTCAGTGCACGTGAGTTATAATTGAAGCACAATGTTGAGTCTATCGCATACTTGTTGATGCATTTCAACGTGGGCAACTTTCCATTTCAGATGCGGGATCACTTAGTctgtttggcaaaaattttaaaatacacATTAAGCAGTAGACACGCGTCGCAGTAACaaatcagtaattttttttctactttcgtGAAAATACTACCGAAGATCACATCGATCCTCGATTGTGTTGGCGAGTGAGGTGAAGATGGTTTTCcggttaataaaaataacttggGTTCCTTTCTCGGTGAATTTGCCTCTGCATTTGAATTTGACGCAATTGGTAGGCAAAAAGTTCGTTGTTAACTGTACCGAGGGAGTCGATCTATACAGCGACGACAGTCATGTGAACCGGATTCTACGATTGCAGCTGTCTTCGTGTCGAGTAGAAAttgtcttctcttcttttctcttctctcgcgACGCTTTCCTTTGCTCTTCGTGCGGGTTGGTGTCACGAACGCGTATTAACTTGACGCgtaaaaagacgaaaaaagtaacgtCCGGGCTGCAAGCTCGGTTTGATCGTAAGTTTTAAATCTCCGAATGCTGAAATTCAAACGGTATAATAACCGACTAGATGACGTGCATCGCAAATCAAGTAGACGCGTTTGCCGCACCGATTTTACTTCGCGTTATGACTATAAATTACATCAGCATGATGcggttttttatttcgaattaaTAGTCATTCATCataattgattttcacttcattttgtttatgatattttttctttcttctcagaAAACCTGCGAAATAACTTATAACTTAATAATAACCGGTTGAGCAACTGCGATGTAAGATATTGAGAAATTTGCTTAAGATGCACACTCGCGGCTTTATTTTAGGATCGTAAAAGAAGAGGAATCTTGAGAGGGTGGaatacgaaataaaataagaaaagaaaataaataaaaaagctaCAACAACGAGGAAATAATATCTTTCGAAACTCTTTCTTTATATCATTGACCAATCGCTTGGCTCAGAATAATatcttcaaataaaaattaaccgtATGATCGTGTGCTGAGTTTAGCTTTTAAGCCAATGGGATATAagctataaataattaattttcgaacGAAATCTTTTCCCTAGTTTGTATATTCAAGTAATTTATTCCGTCCGAAAGAAGAGGAATATAATAGAAAAGAATTGATCTCAGCGCAAATCAGTCCAAGTGCATTTTGTACACGCACCAAGATTGAAAGATAAAATCGTGAATGAATCGTTAAGACGGGGGACAAAATGATATAACCGAAGACTTCGCAGCTATGAAGAAggtaaaaataacgataaaaataagagaatTAAGAAAACATCGTGCAGAGGATGAAGATAAGGAAAGACGGACGCGGACGGTGACGCGGAACATGGAAGTCAGAATCGAGACGTTATACGGGGACCCgcgaataaatttatcatgCCTGCAGTCATAGGTTTTCAATGAACGAAAATTGCCTCGGAGGAGAAGTGTTAATGGAAATACGGAGTGTGCTCCCCGTTTCCTCGACCTCAGCCTCATCCTCTTCTGTTCTCCCTCGTATGCTAGCCACACCGGGCCCCGGGTGCCCTGGACCCCGCCGCGACAGCTGCCCTGATTAATGACGAGGACGGGGCGGCGTCAAAGAAATCTTCGTCGAAGGTCAGAAAGTTGAAGCGTTTCACGCTGTCGTCGGAGGCAACCTGGGGAAAATTAGGGAGGCGAAGAGTACACGAAATTAACTGCGAAATCCGGATGAAACAAGGGGAATCGTCGATACGTGCTTGCAGCTTTGAAAAACTAATAGGTATAGAGGCTGGAACTGGACGAACCAACTAATCGGATGATTCCTTTAAAGTATTTCGTTATAATTTCCTCACAATGTACCGCTCTGAGTAAATGATCGTCACTTTTTCAACCATTTAgtatatttttagaaaatagcTTTGACATAAACTGGTAATTGTGCTTCTACTGATTTTTCGGTATAGTTGTTCGAAATCACACCATTAAATATGTGAGTAAATTCTTGATTAATTACCGAAGAAAATCTAGCCtagcgaaaaatttcagtaattCCCAGGAAGActaacagatttttttaccctcGGCGCAcattggagccggaaattggAAAGATTGTTTGAGAAGTGAGTGTTCCGCTTATATTCCCTCTTGGGGAATATCGTCGAGGAATGTGTCGGAGTATTCGAGCTGACGGTTCGAGACGTTCTCAGAGGTTGATTCCTAACTCACAACCACTTTCGCCGAGGGTCGAAGCTAGGATTCTGCAGAGGACGACGTTGAGGGTAAACAACAGAGGAGATCGTTATGTACGCGTATATATGAAGGGAATTCTCTCCATCAGTGTGGCAGTGAAAATCTAGTCGCAACTTGTGGAAACCATTAGTGGAAGCCACTTAGCGATTTTTAACCAAATTTATTGTCTTCAAGAAATTTGTGACCAGTTTATCATATCACGTAAGTATAATACAAAGTAAAGTGTATCGCGTTAGTTGTATTTATATACAGACTGCAGATTCATAATACACCCTGTGTCTAAACCTAAATATAATGCATTTTTAGAGGAAAGTTGATATAGGCACGAGCCGTAATGTTTCCTTCGATTTAACTGCAGTGGGTGAAAATGTAAGATCAGAGAAGAGATCCCGGATCGATATAGAGAAAGTCTaggtatgcatacatatatgtaagaTACCTGCGTGCACACGGATGAATACATGCAGAGATAATCGAGTAGGAGACTAATTTATAGCATATGTGTCGCCTGCAAGatattcttaaaattttcccGCAGTTCGCTGAATGGTTGGTGAGGATATATAGAAGCCGGAAGTACGGTGTGAATCTGTCGGTGGTAGTTGAGCGTCGCGTCGAGCTCGAGTTCGTGTAAGACGCCAGTCTGCGTCTGTCGGCGTCTTctagtcgtcgtcgtcgtcgtcgtcgtcggcgtTGGCGTCTGTAGTTGTATCTATCGGTGCGCGAACCCACCCTTGTATTATGGGCCGGCTGCCGAAAGGGGTTTGGAGTAGAAGAAACCcagaaaagagaagaacaaaaaaaagaaaaaaaaaaataatgccgcCACCCTCGTTGCGGAGGTAAAGTGAAAAGGGTTGTTTACCGACGATTTATGATTAGATTTTTAAAAGGGGTTCAAGTAGAACAGCAACGgaactttttttatagaaaCGAACCGCGCGCATTGAATTCTCTGATAGTCTTTCATACTCCTGTACCCATAGTatggtgtatatatgtatatacgtatattcgtCTCTAGAGATAAGCGACGGCACCGACGCGTAATATGTCTTCTCTTCACTTTTTTATCCCGAGATATCAAAGTCAGCCATAGAGGGCAAGGTAGAAATTATGTTGTACATAATTGTAACATTTCGGTTAAAGTCAATCCAGCATATGTCAGTGTCTAAAGGATTATATGGTATATGCAATTGAATTATAGATTACCTGCAATACAGTTCCAACGCAAAATGGACAGCTGAAATGTCTTTTGGTGGATGGTGGTGGCAACCGCGTTTCGTCGCCGCCCCTTCCATCGATATCACCTTTCAGTCCCAGTTCCACGCCCCGCAAGTTTCTCAAGGACTCTTAGATTAGCGGCCAGTAAGATGATTCAAGAGCTTCGGTTTCACAGAATCCGCCCCGCTGGCGCCATCGCgacaaaaactaaaataatcAAGCGTGTCTCCTGTGTCTCTTTCTcgtcatctctctctctctcttccttcctcctcctcctcccctcccccccccccccccatcttCGATGTAGGCGGAGATCGCGATAAATCACAGCTTCTACACCCGAACGATGCCCACTTCTCGCTCTGCGCGTGTAATTTTGTTCTGGGAATCATCGAGGATAAGAAAAACAACCAGCGCATATTTTGCGAATTGGAATGAGCcgccattttttaaaatttacgaCCGCCGTTCGACGACCAATTTCGTAAAATATCGTCTCGTGCTATTATATTGAACGcagtgaattgaattgaagcAAGTGTAGGTTATTGACACGTTTGgactcgtttatttttcaaaattataaatttatggcAGATATTGTGCATTTCTGGATGATGAAAACCAATTGCCAGAGTTTTAGACACTACATGTATACTTTTTGGTAATTCTATAACCAAGGATGAAAcagatgaaacgaaaaatggtcaataactggtacacttacctttttttcagataatcATCATTCGTCGTCGCAGGTGCAGTCGAGCAGTGAGAAGATATGCAGAAATCGGAGTGTGACGCGACTCGCGTAGCTGCGGACGAAGCTCGAAAACGCGTGAATGATGAAGACCCCGAAAGCTCTTAACGGTAGGAAAGGATGGAGATAACACGTAACAGCTGGTCGTTTGACGCCAAAGGCGCAGCTGGTCGGTCAAGACGAGTCGGAGCTGAGCTGTAAGACACCGAAGACGTCTACGAGAGGAACACGCGACACGACGCATATGCGTGCCGAGGAATCAAGCTGGAAGGAAACTCGAGTGGTGTGCAGCAGCTTAAACAGATGCGCCGTAGCCTGAACGTCGAATGTAACAGGTGCCCCCATGCCTGCTGCCAgctcgtcgacgacgacgacgacgaccacgacgacgacgaggatgGGCGGGTGCTCGCCTCTCGAGGTTTACCTGGCGCCGATTTACCTGTCCGGCTATCCTCCAACGGGCGCGAGAGGCCGGCCGGAAGGTGTTCACCACCTTTACCGGGTAAAAAAGATGGCCGACTTCCGATGGCGGTCGCTTTTCTCGACGTAGGATATATGCGTATTAGATCTGTTCAGACAGAgctaagaaagaaaaataaccgTCATTCTGTCATCGTTCCTGCGTGCGGCGTGGGTGTCCTGCTGGCACGCTTCCTTATCCCGTCCAGGCGATGGCTTCACCTTCTTTGCGCGCGGTGTCGCGTGTCCTGTCCTGGTCTCTCAAGTTCCTGGTAAACGGTGCTTgtacatatgtaggtataatgtacGGAACACCTACGTGTGTAACGTTATCCTGCTGCATGCGGGAgagaacgaagaaaaatagcGGATTTTACTCAATACTGTAGGAAAAGAGGGACTTGTCAGGGTTTTTGGTAGAAAATACCCttgaaaacttaatttttttactgtaataAATGTAGCAGATTTTACTAAGGAATTTTTGACTAGCGAAATCGCTAAAAAACTGGGGCTaactcttttcatttttacccaAATATcgaccgattttgaaaaacaccAGAAATAAGTTACGATCATTAATCCTCTCCATCTTTATTCAACGAATCTAATgactataaatttatttacattcattttattacagttGATTAGTGGctgaagctttttttaattcctatTCCATGACAACATTTTCCTAAATTTGCCTGCACTTCACACCCACTAAATAAATTGAGTAAACTGTACAACGAATCAACATGTATTTGAAGCTATAACTCAAGGCCGTATCGTTATTCTACAACCTATGACGAAACAAGAATTATTTCAGTGTAAGTTtaccaaataaaaattgagatttcTTATTATATAAGTACAATTTTGTCGTGTCCGTAAAATTTATCTTGgccaaaaaaagagaaaattttcaccgtgcGAGTCTCCAAGCGACGCGTCTTATGGGAAGTCGGGTGGAAAGTGTTTCTGTAAATATCGCGTCGACTTTTTTGAATAACTTTAGAAATCGACCGAATTTTTCAGACACATTTATTCGGCACCTTATAGAGACCGGATGACGTTGAGCTATCGAAATAGACGGAGGAATCGCAatagtttttggaaaaatggGTCAGAGTCTGTTGGTAAAGTTGAAGAATTTATAAACGACTTCTGTGAATACCTTCGCTGTTCGTCTTGGCGACTGTGTTGAATTTGCATTATACTTCGGCAAATTTATTTCTCgataatgtaggtatataggaATAACGTACATAATACGGATTAGATTCTAAAAATATGTAGCAAATGTTACACGAGTTTGATCAGGTATATACGATTAAAAAAGGCCATCGAGCAGCAGTTTGAAAAGGTTTCTAATCGTCGAACGAGCCGGCGGGGACATTTTgctttcgaaaaagaaaaatcgtcgTCTCAAGTCGTCGCCATGCTTGACGCGGTGCGACAACTGCAGTTTAGTGCATCAGCAGCAGCGTCTCGTCGAGTTCGATAAAAACTGAAACCTCATGCGAGACGAGAGCTCGGCAGGGGGGAGAAAATTGTTGTTCTTTCCATTGTCGTTTTTCGGTGCCGTAACGTCTGAGGATCGTTGTTCCTTCCCAGAATTAGGGACAAGTAGCATATGGGCGAGCGACCCTTGCAGCCATTGTTTTCtcagcgaaaaatttcgcCCTTCTTTTCCCGACGGTCCTTAACTGCAGCCTCCATTTGCGGATCTGGAAAGAGTATCTTTGGGTCAGAAATGCAGACGCAGTCTGCAGGTCAGGTCAGAAAGTCGGCACCATATCGCACTCGGTATACCCTGCAACTCGTGTGCAGTCTTTCAACTATGCATTCTCATTTTCTTCACCACAGCGGGAGAACATCTAGTTCTGAGAATGTGGTATCGGAGACTAtgattaaaaatgaagaaaaatattgtagattTTATATCTCCTGTGGTGAATGTATTCTGGACAGAAATTTTTGTTGGGTTAAATCTAGAGTAATTATGGCAAGATTTACAAATATCCGATAATAAGAGTTAAACTAGCATATATGCTTAAATAGATCTTCTACAATTGATACGTAGATTTGGATTGAAAAAAGTGCTGTCCAccacatttttctttccgtttgccatattttcttgcaatttcAACGAAGTTCGAACCGTTTTTTCCAAGTCGAATTAGGTATACGACAGTTGTCGAAGAAGCATGTGAGAAAAAACAGTGCTCGGGCTTATAACCGCGGCGATATAACTGGcaggttgtttgttttttcaaaacttctaAAACTCACCGGTCGACTTAATTTTCACGataagataaataaatcatcCGGCGTTCTCGAAGCTGGCTCGCCGCAGTATATAAGGAATAAGGATCGTCACGAACAATCGGGgggaaattgtttttattgttcTCTCGCCAGAGTGTCTTCACGCTGCATTAAAATAATATGTGCAATGCGGACACAGACATGCACGAACACACTCGCCTTCAATCTTATCCTATCGCGCGGGTTTGACGAGGTGGAAGAAAAAGTGATGGACCAGAGTAGCCCGATCGTTATATTCGATCCCACGGGTTTGAAAGTCGTCTCGACACCATAAGATCCAGAGATCACGACCCCTGTCatttatatgtgtatgtatatatacgcgcTTTGGACCAGTGCTGCAGGATGACGATTATTACGCGTTGTGCAtgcattttaatatttcaaggCTAAAGATAGCTTCTTCAAATGAATATAGTTTCGGCTTTCCTCGTGACAGGGAACTGATTTGTGTCTCCGGTCGTCCCAGTTAGCACTGCAGCTCGACTCTGCATCAACCTTCATTTATTTGCGATTCCGCTCCTTTTGCTTCtcggtttttcttttcgctGTATGTACGCAtacgtttatacatatacgcataAACTCCGACCGGTCCGCTTATTTTTACCCTTTCAAACTCGTCCTGTTATACCTTTTTTCACTATATACTTACTCGCTCTCTCCCATCCTCGGCTTCGTCCTCCTCATCGACTCATCGTTGGTCCGCAGTT
The genomic region above belongs to Diprion similis isolate iyDipSimi1 chromosome 8, iyDipSimi1.1, whole genome shotgun sequence and contains:
- the LOC124409732 gene encoding uncharacterized protein LOC124409732 — protein: MQRLRCQILKWSTCHGCGPRGTRCLYSLHEPHDNNTIKATHLTPNIRLVDGIKMIFQKTVNNSCMAVATSQSNDWFVIFDYGTNYCNLHNLVVGAGLDTDHDFFESTNNAICTQLNMASCN